In Dreissena polymorpha isolate Duluth1 chromosome 11, UMN_Dpol_1.0, whole genome shotgun sequence, the genomic window tgtctttccatctgtccgtccagcacttttgtgtccagagccatatcttggaagtgctttggcggatttcattgaaacttggtatgagtatatatatggataagaggatgctgcaggccaaatggcatcgtacaccatctgttaatagcagagttatggccctttgtttcttaaaaaatgcttctttagtgtcaaatataacacttttttgtccagaagcatattggcagggtatatcaattcaatgaatttgcttgttatttttagtTGTGTGACTGAGATCCTTGATGTTGTATTCAGTGTGTGCACTGAAATACACGTGGTGCTTTGCGTGATTCTTCCACGTGATTTTGATGTGAGAATGTTTCCCCGATGGCCACTCTCAGGGGCACAGTTGAGGAACTACTGCCAGTGGATAAGGAGCGCAAACAGCATGCTGTGGGAACTGAGTCACCATGTGCCTTCTGTGAGATACATGGACTATGCAGCAACTAAACAGGtatagggaaagatctagagtgaaataggaagtttctcagcaactgttgcatggaatttcatcatcatgaaacttaaaataaatatatgcatcatTATACTGCGGTGGACCAATCCCAAATTCTGTTCAGACATCCTTCTTTGGTCAAGAGATATGCCTCCTTAATTGGTGAAAATTGACTCATTGAGCAGTTTTGTTGCAATTACTGGTTTCTTAATaacttttacatgaaatatcatgaattttaaaatagatgTATTACTTTGTGGTGGTACACTTGCACGTTTTGTTGGTTTCAGCTCTAGAAGTAAAGCCCCATAATTAAAGATATCTGCCTGTGCTGTAATATGGAAGTTAATgaaatgtattatcatttttttagaagTTCTTGTATAAGTTTTGTCAGGATGATCATTTTGGTCAGTTCAGAGTTGTACACTCTAATTgattgaaactaaaatattttttcattcgttGAGGGAAACCAGTTCATTTAATTTGCTGCTTTAATATCttagttatgtttaaaacaaattagtaCGGTAACTATCAATAATccaaatttaattttaagaagtcCCTGTACTTGTCCCATGATGGACTACATCTGAGTGCTGAAGGGGCTAGGAGGTGTTTAGCATCCATACATGACGACCTGCCAAACCAGCTGTGTGTGGAGGCTGCTGTTCAAGATCCTACAGAATGGCCAGCTCTCTCAGCCACGGAAGTACCGGTTCAGGAACATGACAGCACCATAGCACTCTTTTCGGATATTGTGCAGACTGTGAGTTTAGTGCTACAACAAAGTGGACTGCATTTATGAGCCATAAGCAAATGTGATTTATGCACAAAACTGCAATTCTGCGTcaggctaaaaccttaacattgactctaaaatcaaagcgcttccacctacaaatattcataacaatttgattttgctgtaatgtttatatttttgattaaaataagccgtttaaaaaaagtataatacctGTATTATGGTTAAATAAATTGTAGGGAGCTCAACCAGACATTTTTTGGTATTTTGTAATGGGAATGCTTTGGAGATTACCATAACATTCTGTGCACACGTAAAACCTTTATGAAGAATCCTCAAcattaaagatttattaatatttttgaaaattaagcaaacattcatttttttccatgaaagcattacaattatggctttttataagtataatatgatgtatgaaatagtttttttctttttaattttaagttaatgttgaaccattcaatcactttaaaaacattgcaagttATTGCATTTCCACAAAGCAAATGAATCTTAGCAggtaaattcaatgaatttatcaTTGGTACCCCCAGctgataattttaaaaatctgtatAGAAGTTCACCAGAtgatgttttatgcaaaatatgtatgttcgCACTGCAGTTTTTGAgaagaatatttttaagtgttcattatatatatattatagaaggaaaacaaatttgatcCGAGGGTGGGGCAAATATGATCCAATGATACTTGAACAATCTTGGTGAAGGTCCACAAGATGaactttcatgccaaatatctttgcTCTAGGCCTTGTGATTTATGAGAAAATTTTtgtttttgaggttttttaataTACTAATAAGGAAATTACATTTCCCTCCCCAGTGgggcaattttgaccccaggaacaTAGTTTGAACAATCATGGTACAAGTCCCACCAattaacctttgaactcttaagtGTAATCTTGAGTTTGGAGATTTTGACGTAATTCATTCTTATGACACACCGtcgagtgatggtgaacaaatgtgcttaatgattttaaaatcttacaatgaatgacacagttatggcccggacaagctcatttatggccattttttacttttgaactaaaagtgtgaccttgaccttcgagatttcGACATTATTCCTTCCCATGCAACACCGTCAAATTATGGTGACacatgattttaaattgaatttaattctgacaatgaatgacataataatggcccagacaaggtcatttatggccatttttgacatttgaactcaaagtgtgacattgacctttgagatattgacgttttCTTGAGCAGTGACCGGCCGTGTCatgattgtgaacatttattgtaagttatttgaaattcctCCAATCAATAACAGACTTACGCTCCAGACAAGCCTAACCCGGACTTTCATACTGACGGACTGATCCACATACACCAAACCGCCAACTGTGACAAATATGTCGAGCTCTCCATAAGTGGGCTCGACAAAAAATCGACTTGCCCACAGGTAAAGGTCCACCACACAATGTTTCATGCTAAATATCTCAGCCCaaggccttgcagtttcagagtagattttttaagttttttcttTTGGTTGCCAGGGCAACAAGGATTTCATGGAAAACAATTCTTGGAGCAACATTGAAGGAGCTTCATGCCAGGAATATTCCTGCCAGTTTCATCAAGCTTTGTCCAAAGGTTTAGTAggagatattgtttaagtaaaaatgttgacatatagaCACACATCGCAAAACAGACAAAGACCAGCAACAATAACTCAAGTTGAGCTATAAAGGGTACATCTCTGAAATGACTAAATCATCCTGATGACTCTTATGCAAGAACCACtgaaaaatgataacaaatttgatctaatttgaatttcactaaattcatacaccaacatatgcagacagaaatttgacattttcaatcaattaaggggcCATAACAGTTTAATTTTACAATGGCTTCAAGGCCTTTCCCCCATTTGGAATGTCAAAATGAACTTTTGCATTATAGTTTATCTGTCTTCAAGGTAACAATCtggtaaaaatattatacataagacAAGTCGGTCAATTAACAGGCGAACAGCTTTGTTGTATACTTAAATAAACCCAATTTTAATGCCTATTAACTTCAAGTTTCATTCAATTCTATGCAATTGCTACTGAAAAACAACTCTGGTCTGAAAAGTAATGTAGGGTTATCTTTTCGAATCAATACTAggcttatttatattacatacccTCAGGTTTGTATACTTGCCAGTTCAGGAGGCGTTATAGAGCGCTATCAGTTAAATGATTATTCCCCGAATATCTTTCAGGTGTGCCAGCTGGGGGCTCCTGGATCACCTTGATCGTTTTCACTACATGCTCACTCTCAGTGAAGTGGCGCTCCAGGTTTGCGTCCGTCAGGATGGCCGCACTCTCCTCTACCCTCCGAACAACCTCGCGACGGCTCTTATCCAGGCAGGTTGAGGTCAGGAAGCCTGTGAGAAGGAGATcggccgaaaaaaaaataaagctaaacaagcaaatttgttaaattgatatcccccgccaatatgcttctggacacaaaagtgttatatttgacactcaaaaaagcattttttcaagatacaaagggccaaaacccCGTAATTAACAgactgtgtacaatgccatttggcgtgcatcgtcctcttatccatatatatactcataccaagtttcaatgaaatcggccaaagcactttcaagatatggctctcgacacaaaagtgctggacggacggaaagatggacggaagaacagacagaaagacgCCAACGCCAAAACATTAATAAGTAGATGTCCAAGAAGaatgaataatttacataaatcaaatcCTAAGTTTACGCTTACATTGTTCAATGTGCGGGCGTCCGCTAGACCATTCCCTCGCACCACTTCAGGAAGTTCTTGATTGCCGTTAGTGCATTCCGCACCGTCTTCAGCTGGTGAGTGGTGTTGAGGAACTGTCGTGGACCTCCATATGGCCCATCCACAACAGCATGTCACTCAACACCACTCCTTCCAAGTAGCCAGACAGGGCCAGGAACCGGTTAATCTTCATGTTGACCTCTTGTGTTTTCGACTCGTTTGCCAACCCACCTGGCCTGCTCCGCAGGAACATGTAGTCTACATATGAGTCAACGATTGAAACTGCAACAAGTATTATTGGATGATATTCTATGCTAGATGGTGAAATCGCATATAATTTAACTAACAACcagtaattccaa contains:
- the LOC127851560 gene encoding uncharacterized protein LOC127851560; its protein translation is MSGCYDILYLHLGSNDVCCKDSNFYRCVTEILDVVFSVCTEIHVVLCVILPRDFDVRMFPRWPLSGAQLRNYCQWIRSANSMLWELSHHVPSVRYMDYAATKQKSLYLSHDGLHLSAEGARRCLASIHDDLPNQLCVEAAVQDPTEWPALSATEVPVQEHDSTIALFSDIVQTGNKDFMENNSWSNIEGASCQEYSCQFHQALSKGVPAGGSWITLIVFTTCSLSVKWRSRFASVRMAALSSTLRTTSRRLLSRQVEVRKPVRRRSAEKKIKLNKQIC